The window CCCCCACAGTCTCGTCCCCCACTATCTAGTCCCACACGATTCCCTCAGTCCCCCACATTCTAGTCCCCCAGGGTTCCCTACCAGTTCTCCACAGCCTCCCCTACCCTTCCGGTCCCCCTCTGGGTCTACCTTTGAAGAGGCCTTTGATGCCCCCCATCTTCTTCACCATCTGGGCGAACTTGGTGTACTgggtcagcagctcctggaCGTCCCTGGTGGCCACACCCGACCCCCGAGCGACCCGCTGGATCCGGTTGGGCAGCTTGCTGAACAGCTTGGCTCCGTCCTTACTGTCCAGCTCTAGAGAGACAAGGACCATCAGGACCAGCAtagatgagtgagtgagtgtctgtgtgtgtctgtctgtctgtctgagtgtgtgtgtgttaccctggTCGTTCATGCTGTCCATGATGGTCATCAGTTTCTTCAGGCGGGCCATGGACTCCTGCTCGTTTCCTTTACTCATGAAGTCGGTCCCGAAGCCAGGAATCATCCCCTGAAGACACCACAGACACATGAGGACCCCGAGGACACCTCCGCCCCGTGTCACGTGACCCGTGATGTTCTAGTGTTTACCATGATCTGTCCGAAGGGGCCCATCTTCATGATGTTCTGGAACTGCTCGTACATGTCCCTGAGGGTGAACTGacctgaaggtcagaggtcacgggtcATTACAAACATCGTACATGAAGGACATTTATAAACACCAAGTAGGACTAGCGGACTTTACACCCCCAGGTGCCGACGAGGCCTACAGACGACCCCCCACAGAAGAGTTCCTCACCGTGTTTCAGTTTGTCGATCAGCTCCTCGTTGTCGTCCAGTTTCAGTTCGTTCACCCGGTCAATCAAACCCTCGATGTCTCCCATCCCTGACAAGAGGAGGAGTTACTGAAGAGTTACTGAGGCTTCAGGAGACATTCACACCATGAAGTCTTTTCATTCTGAGCCCCCCCCACTGGACCCAGATCTCACGGAGGATCTTCTGATCCCTTAAATGAGTAAACCACCTGTAACCTGGACATGGAGCGGCTCCTCAAGGTTTCAGATGTTACTGAAGATAAACAATCTGAGTTTAAATGACCGTAAAGACTAAAgttaaatgataatgaccagGTGACCAGCCAGGTGCTGGTTATCTGGCGTCTCATTGGCTAAACCCCGCCGCTACTCACCGAGAAGCTTGCTGATGAAGGGCTGAGTCTTGAAGGGCTCGAAGTCGTCAATGTGTTCTCCGGTCCCGATGAAGATGATGGGACTCCTGGTGGCGGCCACGCTGAGgggaaaccacagaagaagagcagCGTCAGCAGGAAAGGAAACGGGGAACCAGatcaggatgacatcatacGGGCTTACGCGctcagagctccgcctcctttggCGTGCCCGTCCAGTTTGGTGACGATCACCGAGGCGATGTCCACTTTGTCTTTGAAGGCCTTCGCCTGAGACTCACAGGCCTGGCCGATGGAGGCATCCATCACGTACACGATGTTGTCAGGTTGCTATGGAAACACAGGCAGAGGCACACCGTCACCGCTACTCACCACAGACCCTTCAGCGATGCCTTCAGGTACCTACCACAGCGTTGGAGACTTGCAGCATCTCCTCAAACAGTGTATCCTCCTGTTTGTGTCGTCCACTCGTGTCGACGATGATAATCTCAAAGTTCTCTCCTTTGAACTTCTCGACTCCCTCGGCAGCGATCACCACCGGGTCCATCTCTGTGtaactgaacacaacacaggtgTGATGCTCTACCTTCAGCCAGcagcagggggcgtggcctccttACTCACCTGCCGTAGAACGGGATCCTGGCTTTGGTGGCGTTCTGTTTCAGCTGATCGAAGGCACCTGAGAGGGTAATACACTTAACCGTTACAGGTGACTGAAAGGAGCTGAAGTGTTGTGTGAGATGACTGAAAAGAGGTGAAGTGGTGTGTGAGGTGAAGTGTACCAGCTCTGAAGGTGTCGGCACAGATCAGGCAGGTCTTCCAGCCCTTCCTTTGGTAATAATaggccagctgcaggaaacaaaGCAGTCAGTGTGACAACAGcaatacaaactagaacgggcactcggtagagcgcataccttcgcatatcacaagattgggcattgaattatgaacattttggcattagttgcatgccaattggacaaaaatgtatcgtgctatggtaaaaaaaagatgttgacctttccatgaccttgacctttgacccgattgatcccaaaatctaatcaaatggtccccggataataaacaatcatcccaccaaattgcatgcgatttggttcaatactttgagttttgcgaataacacgcatacaaataaataaataaataaatacacggcgatcaaaacataaccttccggcattttcaatgcgaaggtaactagaccattacagggggcggagtctgtctACACAGGGGGCGGGGTTATGCTTGAGCTGTGTTATGTCACCTTGGAGCAGGTTGTAGTTTTCCCACTACCCTGCAGACCGACAAACATGATGACGTTGTTCTTTCCTTTTGTCGGAGTCCAGGCCTTTACACCTGGGTCCACCAGCTGGAAACACACACGAAAAGTTTCAGGACGTTGTATTGGGCTTTGGTTTCTAAATGTTCTTGTCGTTCTGACTCAGTGACGGACCTTGACGAGCTCCTTGAACACGGCATGTTGAATCATCCTCCTCTTGTTCAGGCCTGACGCCATCTCCTCCAGATCTATGGCAGACCTGCAGGGACAAACACCACAGCTGCTGGACTGAACTGGACCCGATTCCGATCCTGGCTCAGTCTCTGGTGTTTGACACTCACTTGACATTCTCTCTCAGCTGCTTGACCAGTTTGATGTTGACGTCAGCCTCCAGAAGGGCCGCACACACCTCCTTCAGCATGGCATTCAACACCTGCAACACAGACGCTCTGTGAGTCAACCACGAGTCAGCGGTTTATTTCTCTAGGAATCAACCATGAGTCAGCGTTATATTTCTTTGTGAATATTTTAATTACAGGCTGAACAGAAATGATGAATAACTGTGGAAGcggctggtcacatgacctcatcccGTTACCTCCTCATTGATGATGGTGGCGTTGCTGAGCGACCTCAGCGCCGAGGTGATCTTCCTCCCGAGGTCGGCTAACACCATGATGGCACTGAACACAACCTGAAAcacagatgatgtcatcagagctCCATGGACCCTCAGGATTACTGAACCAACAACGGTTACATCAGGAACATTGATCCTGATCAATAATATATTTTCCGTGTGTCAGAACACaaatgtccctgtgtgtgtgtggaggagaaccCCTGACTGAGCGTGCTCAGTGAGTCAGCGGGTCAGCACACAGGTgaagcagctacacacacacttcctgttatgaggagagaagaaaaagactaAGCTTCTTACGGAGTGAAGGAGCTTCAATGCTTCCTTACTTAGCTCCTTTAGCAGAGGAAACACTGGAGCTTCCTTTAACAAAGGAAAGGAGCTTCAATGCTTCCTTTctttactatgaaccaggttgtttatattaataaagtgatACTATGCAGCAGGTTGTTGACAAACACTGACGTGAGGCGgccatgttgtttgttttgatgcATTCATGAAATAATGATCTATCCAGAGATAAATAGAAAACATATTCATCAAATCAATAATCTATGGCTCACAGGACATCAGCGTCTGCAGGTAATCAACAATATATAATCGATCCGAACATTTTACAAACTGACCGATGACGTCATTGATCTGACGTTGTCAGATTAAATAGTTTAGTTAGTTTTTTAACCCGTAAAACCACATGAAAGTTCAAATTCATTACACTTATTATCCTATCGATCTGGTATCGATAACTCATCAGTTCATCAGTCTGctatggggagggggggggggggttcagggaaCAACAACATGTTAGCTTAGCATCCAGCTGTGAGCTAGAAGCGATAAGGTGAGCTCGCGCTCTCACTGACCCGTTAACGTAACCGACAGAGACACgttacctgaagaagaagaaccggtACCGACTCAGCGAGCGTCGGTGACTTTGATTAAACGGCAGCTATAAACAACCGGAAAAGTCCAGAGGAACGTCATCAACCGGAAGCTGACCAGAAACCAGTagcaccttcttcttctttagggTTTAAAAAAGCAGCTACTTCTTCTTCGGCGTTCGTTTTAAAGGCAGATTCAAACGCCCTACTGCCCCCGCTGTATTAGGCTGGTACCATTACTCCAAGAACAATTAGGTcataacataataaaatatatcaatatatagtTCATTCttttactttaatttatttcatAGAAATAGTGATGTCAGTGAGTCCATGAGGCCTACGGGTGTAAGGCCTTAGCGTTGACCTGGATATGGATTTGGACCTGGGTCTGGGCCTCGGACTGGACCTGGGACTAGACCTGGACCTGTGACTGTTAATGTGACTGACTGTGACTGTACCTGGGCCTGGGACTGGACCTGTACCTGGACCTTGGCCTCggactggacctggacctgggcATATACCTAGGAATGGAGCTGGGCCTGGGACTCCTGGTATGTGGAGGTCTCAGCAGTGCGAGTCTGAactgtaaatacatttatatcaataaagttttcacacacaaaaacacaaccgCTTCCGGGTCTGCTGTCTTTCTTAAGGTGGACTGAAGACTCAACCAGCTCGTTCCTTCGGGAGCTTCCGGTTCCACCTTAAGGCGCAGGCGCGTTCCTCAGAGCTTCCGGATGAACTCACAAACGTCTCGCGCTCCAATATGAATTATTCTGAAGCCAAATCAGAATGTAAGAAGCTGCTGAGCAGAGTGAAGCCTGGTGACGTCGGCAGACTGGTGACGTGGCTCCGGAGCTCAGGTACGCGCACCTGTCCCCCGGTGCCCGGAGCGGTTCACTCGGTCCACCCCATGTTAGCCAGCTGCCATGAGCCCGATGACGGAGGCTCGTTAATGAGATCCACAGCTTCACagggccctgaacgcatcagCTCAAGAAACCAGATCTTAAACAAGTAACAACATTTAGGAATTAATAAAATGCAGTGAGATGCAGAACTGGGTCCAGGTCCTTGAACCTGGTACaataaaaggaaacaaaaaagtCTTCAATCTGGACTTAAAGGAGATGAGggactctgagggtctctgggggtctctggcagtctcagcagacctgcagctttcagggaccttggtCCAGAGCTGTGGAGCAGAAGACCTGAACGCTGTTTCTCCATGTTCAGTTCTGACTCTTGGACCAGGAAGTAGACCCGTCCCAGACCACCTTAGGGGTCTGGATGGTTCATAAGGGAGCAGCAGGTCACACATGCATGTAGGCCCTAAACCATTCAGGGCTTCATAGGCCAGTTCTCTGTTGGACAGGAAGCCAGCGCAGAGACCTCAGAACTGGACTAGTGTGATCCACTTTCCTGGTCTTAGAGAGGACTCTGACTGACTTGGTCTGAGGGTCACAGACACTCGGCCGTGCCCTCGGCTCAGTGGTCAGCAGCTCCGTCTTTCACTCAgaaggttggcggttcaatccccgctcagtcgatgtgtccttgagcaagtccCATGCCTGCTCCGGTGTGACTGGAGTCActctgataaataaataaatgttcagtAGTGTACAACTGTTCAGATATCCATGACAGACCGTTTCTGTCACGTGATTCTTGTCTCTGCAGACGAGTTGGATGAGTTTCTGTCCAACAACCAGACGACGATCCTGCAGAACATCGCTGAAGAGCTGAGAGGGAGTCTCCCTCCAGACGCCATGTTGTCCTCGGAGAACACTGCTCACAGCAAGGTGTCTACAGGTGTCGACTGTctcgtggtgatgatggtgatgatggtgatgataatgatggtgatgataatgATGTTACAGATGCAGCAGTGTTCCCGGCCCACGGTTCATGTTGACGCGTTCCTGTATGATGAAGATCAGGTGGACGCTCTGTGTGAGGAGGGAACCATGAGCCGGTCGTACTGTCTCACCTGTGGATCCCACAGAACCGCCCCTCTGGGTCAGAGCACATCTTTgtatcttcacacacatgaggtCTGTCAGTtattcctcatcttcatcatcttcttcctcaGACTTCATCTCTCACTCGTTCTCGATATCAGAGCTTCGGTTCCTGTTTGACAACGTTCTTCCAGACCTGAGCGGCCGGCTGCTGGTGGACGTGGGCTCCAGGCTGGGAGCTGTTCTGTACGCGGTCAGTGGATGCTGTCATGCTAACATGGTGTGATGCtaacatggtgacatgatgtcatgctaACATGGTGTGATGCTAACATGGTGTGATGGTGTAGGACTGGCTCATCTCCAACAAACCTACTGtattaacatgtgtgtgtgtgtgtgtgtttccagggtTACGTGTTCAGCTCGGCCTCTCAGCTCGTTGGTTTGGAGATCAGTGAGGAGTTTGTCAAACTGCAGAACAACATCCTCCAGAAATACAACATGATGGATcgactacaggtacacacagacacacacagacacacacagacacacacacgtgcactaaACGGTCGACCTCAgcagcttctcctccttcaggttCTCCACACTGACGTCCTCCTGCAGAACGTTCTGCTGCAGAATGCAGACGTTCTCATCATGAACAAC of the Pseudoliparis swirei isolate HS2019 ecotype Mariana Trench chromosome 11, NWPU_hadal_v1, whole genome shotgun sequence genome contains:
- the zgc:109986 gene encoding uncharacterized protein zgc:109986 isoform X1, producing MNYSEAKSECKKLLSRVKPGDVGRLVTWLRSSDELDEFLSNNQTTILQNIAEELRGSLPPDAMLSSENTAHSKMQQCSRPTVHVDAFLYDEDQVDALCEEGTMSRSYCLTCGSHRTAPLDFISHSFSISELRFLFDNVLPDLSGRLLVDVGSRLGAVLYAGYVFSSASQLVGLEISEEFVKLQNNILQKYNMMDRLQVLHTDVLLQNVLLQNADVLIMNNVFQFFMEPSEQVRAWRFIMENFRKKGSLLVCVPGLQESLNSLQVKNQENPELNPQPSTPKSINPQSSALRAPLMSAGPCLRGSEDLRRCRFEEDTTLP
- the zgc:109986 gene encoding uncharacterized protein zgc:109986 isoform X2 — its product is MNYSEAKSECKKLLSRVKPGDVGRLVTWLRSSDELDEFLSNNQTTILQNIAEELRGSLPPDAMLSSENTAHSKMQQCSRPTVHVDAFLYDEDQVDALCEEGTMSRSYCLTCGSHRTAPLDFISHSFSISELRFLFDNVLPDLSGRLLVDVGSRLGAVLYAGYVFSSASQLVGLEISEEFVKLQNNILQKYNMMDRLQVLHTDVLLQNVLLQNADVLIMNNVFQFFMEPSEQVRAWRFIMENFRKKGSLLVCVPGLQESLNSLQQETLQPGWVEELPVDYEVYLGQDTDLDALRQIHLYRVL
- the srp54 gene encoding signal recognition particle subunit SRP54 → MVLADLGRKITSALRSLSNATIINEEVLNAMLKEVCAALLEADVNIKLVKQLRENVKSAIDLEEMASGLNKRRMIQHAVFKELVKLVDPGVKAWTPTKGKNNVIMFVGLQGSGKTTTCSKLAYYYQRKGWKTCLICADTFRAGAFDQLKQNATKARIPFYGSYTEMDPVVIAAEGVEKFKGENFEIIIVDTSGRHKQEDTLFEEMLQVSNAVQPDNIVYVMDASIGQACESQAKAFKDKVDIASVIVTKLDGHAKGGGALSAVAATRSPIIFIGTGEHIDDFEPFKTQPFISKLLGMGDIEGLIDRVNELKLDDNEELIDKLKHGQFTLRDMYEQFQNIMKMGPFGQIMGMIPGFGTDFMSKGNEQESMARLKKLMTIMDSMNDQELDSKDGAKLFSKLPNRIQRVARGSGVATRDVQELLTQYTKFAQMVKKMGGIKGLFKGGDMSKNVNPSQMAKLNQQMAKMMDPRVLHHMGGMAGLQSMMRQFQQGAAGNMKGMMGFNNM
- the zgc:109986 gene encoding uncharacterized protein zgc:109986 isoform X3 translates to MNYSEAKSECKKLLSRVKPGDVGRLVTWLRSSDELDEFLSNNQTTILQNIAEELRGSLPPDAMLSSENTAHSKMQQCSRPTVHVDAFLYDEDQVDALCEEGTMSRSYCLTCGSHRTAPLDFISHSFSISELRFLFDNVLPDLSGRLLVDVGSRLGAVLYAGYVFSSASQLVGLEISEEFVKLQNNILQKYNMMDRLQVLHTDVLLQNVLLQNADVLIMNNVFQFFMEPSEQVRAWRFIMENFRKKGSLLVCVPGLQESLNSLQETLQPGWVEELPVDYEVYLGQDTDLDALRQIHLYRVL